A window of the Pseudomonas fluorescens genome harbors these coding sequences:
- the murG gene encoding undecaprenyldiphospho-muramoylpentapeptide beta-N-acetylglucosaminyltransferase → MGANVLIMAGGTGGHVFPALACAREFQARGYTVHWLGTPRGIENDLVPAAGLELHRINATGLRGKGKLSLLKAPFMLLKSVWQARAIIRRLRPVCVVGFGGYVTGPGGLAAKLAGVPVIVHEQNAVAGTANRLLVPFAARVCEAFPDTFTLSDSRRTTGNPVRSELFLETPRPALAGRKARLLILGGSLGAEPLNKLLPEALAQVAADLRPEVFHQAGRNHDEVTAERYRAAGVDAQVQPFIKDMAQAYGWADLVVCRAGALTISELAAAGLPSMLVPLPHAIDDHQTRNADYLAREGAAFLMPQRTTGAADLAARLTEVLMQPQRLEQMAQAARRLAKPEATRSVVDTCLEVAHG, encoded by the coding sequence ATGGGCGCTAACGTATTGATCATGGCCGGCGGCACCGGTGGCCACGTGTTCCCGGCGCTGGCCTGTGCCCGCGAATTCCAGGCGCGCGGCTACACCGTGCACTGGCTCGGCACGCCGCGCGGGATCGAAAACGATCTGGTGCCGGCGGCGGGTCTTGAATTGCACCGCATCAATGCCACTGGCCTGCGTGGCAAGGGCAAGCTGTCGCTGCTCAAGGCACCGTTCATGTTGCTGAAGTCGGTGTGGCAGGCGCGGGCGATCATTCGCCGGTTGCGCCCGGTGTGCGTGGTCGGATTCGGTGGCTATGTGACCGGCCCCGGTGGTCTTGCCGCCAAACTGGCCGGCGTGCCGGTGATCGTTCACGAGCAGAACGCCGTGGCCGGCACCGCCAATCGGTTGCTGGTGCCGTTCGCCGCCCGGGTGTGTGAAGCCTTCCCCGACACCTTTACCCTGTCGGACAGCCGCCGTACCACCGGTAACCCGGTGCGCAGCGAGCTGTTCCTCGAAACACCGCGCCCGGCCCTGGCCGGACGCAAGGCGCGTTTGCTGATCCTGGGCGGAAGCCTGGGCGCAGAGCCGTTGAACAAGTTGCTGCCTGAAGCCCTGGCACAAGTCGCTGCCGACTTGCGTCCGGAAGTGTTCCATCAGGCAGGCAGAAACCACGATGAAGTGACTGCAGAGCGCTACCGCGCCGCCGGCGTGGATGCGCAGGTGCAGCCGTTCATCAAAGACATGGCCCAGGCCTATGGCTGGGCTGACCTGGTGGTGTGCCGCGCCGGCGCATTGACCATCAGCGAACTGGCCGCCGCCGGTCTGCCCTCGATGCTGGTGCCCTTGCCCCACGCGATCGACGATCACCAGACCCGCAACGCCGATTATTTGGCCCGCGAAGGCGCTGCCTTCCTGATGCCGCAAAGAACGACTGGTGCCGCGGACCTTGCCGCGCGCCTGACAGAGGTCTTGATGCAACCGCAACGACTCGAACAAATGGCCCAAGCGGCCCGCCGTCTGGCGAAACCCGAAGCCACCCGTAGCGTGGTCGATACCTGTCTGGAGGTGGCCCATGGTTGA
- the ftsW gene encoding putative lipid II flippase FtsW, which yields MSLRNIIKPYPSPLITGRGIDLDFPMLAGCLALLGLGLIMIASASTEVAAVQSGSPLYYMIRHLIYVVLGLGACVVTMMIPIATWQRLGWMMLIGAFGLLVMVIIPGIGREVNGSMRWIGFSFFNVQPSEIAKVFVVIYLAGYLVRRQKEVRESWMGFFKPFIVLLPMAGLLLMEPDFGATVVMMGAAAAMLFLGGVGLFRFSLMVVLAVVAVVLLIQMQPYRMARLTNFADPWADQFGAGYQLSQALIAFGRGEWLGVGLGNSVQKQFYLPEAHTDFVFSVLAEELGAVGSLCTVALFVFVCIRGMYIGLWAEKAKQFFAAYVAYGLSFLWIGQFLINIGVNVGLLPTKGLTLPFLSYGGSSLVICCACLGLLLRIEWESRTHLGSEEMEFHESDFAEEPNHGR from the coding sequence ATGAGCTTGAGAAACATCATCAAGCCATACCCGTCGCCGCTCATCACCGGACGCGGGATCGACCTCGACTTCCCGATGCTCGCCGGTTGCCTGGCGTTGCTCGGCCTGGGTCTGATCATGATCGCCTCGGCCTCCACCGAAGTGGCGGCCGTGCAGTCGGGCAGCCCGCTGTATTACATGATTCGTCACCTGATCTACGTGGTGCTGGGCCTGGGTGCCTGCGTCGTTACGATGATGATCCCGATCGCCACCTGGCAGCGCCTCGGCTGGATGATGCTGATCGGTGCGTTCGGTCTGCTGGTGATGGTGATCATCCCGGGGATCGGCCGTGAGGTGAACGGTTCGATGCGCTGGATCGGTTTCAGCTTCTTCAACGTTCAGCCGTCCGAGATCGCCAAGGTGTTCGTGGTGATCTACCTCGCCGGTTATCTGGTGCGTCGCCAGAAAGAAGTGCGCGAGAGCTGGATGGGCTTCTTCAAGCCGTTCATCGTGCTGCTGCCGATGGCGGGCCTGTTGCTGATGGAACCGGACTTCGGTGCCACCGTCGTGATGATGGGCGCTGCGGCGGCGATGCTGTTTCTCGGCGGGGTCGGGCTGTTCCGGTTCTCGCTGATGGTGGTGCTGGCGGTGGTGGCGGTGGTGTTGCTGATTCAGATGCAGCCGTACCGGATGGCGCGTCTGACCAACTTCGCCGACCCGTGGGCCGACCAGTTCGGCGCCGGTTATCAATTGTCCCAAGCCTTGATCGCGTTCGGTCGCGGTGAGTGGCTGGGCGTCGGCTTGGGCAACAGCGTGCAGAAGCAGTTCTACCTGCCGGAAGCGCACACCGACTTCGTGTTCTCGGTTCTGGCCGAAGAGCTCGGCGCCGTGGGTTCGCTGTGCACCGTGGCGCTGTTCGTGTTCGTGTGTATTCGCGGCATGTACATCGGTCTGTGGGCCGAAAAAGCCAAACAGTTTTTTGCCGCTTATGTTGCCTACGGGCTGTCGTTCCTGTGGATCGGCCAGTTCCTGATCAACATCGGCGTGAATGTCGGCCTGCTGCCGACCAAGGGCCTGACCTTGCCGTTCCTCAGCTATGGCGGCAGTTCCCTGGTGATCTGCTGCGCCTGCCTTGGCCTGTTGCTGAGGATCGAGTGGGAGAGTCGGACCCACCTGGGCAGTGAAGAGATGGAATTCCATGAGAGCGACTTCGCCGAGGAGCCGAACCATGGGCGCTAA
- the murD gene encoding UDP-N-acetylmuramoyl-L-alanine--D-glutamate ligase, giving the protein MSLIASDHFRIVVGLGKSGMSLVRFLANRGVAFAVADTRENPPELATLQRDYPHVEVRCGELDVEFLCRADELYVSPGLALATPALQAAAARGVKLSGDIELFARNAKAPIVAISGSNAKSTVTTLVGEMAAAAGKRVAVGGNLGTPALDLLSDDVELYVMELSSFQLETTDQLNAEVATVLNISEDHMDRYSGLPAYHLAKHRIFRGAKQFVVNRQDALTRPLMGEGQPCWTFGLTKPDFKAFGLREENGEKYLAFEFQNLMPVRELKIRGAHNQSNALAALALGHAVGLPFDAMLAALRTFAGLEHRCQWVRDLDGVGYYNDSKATNVGAALAAIEGLGADIDGKVVLIAGGDGKGAEFKDLRDPVAAHCRAVILMGRDSDKIGDAIGDAVPLIRATTLVDAVAQCRAAAQPGDVVLLSPACASFDMFKNYEDRGHQFVRAVEDLA; this is encoded by the coding sequence GTGTCTCTGATCGCTTCTGACCACTTCCGCATCGTTGTCGGCCTCGGCAAGAGCGGCATGTCCCTGGTTCGCTTCCTGGCGAACCGGGGCGTGGCGTTTGCCGTGGCCGACACGCGGGAAAATCCACCGGAACTGGCCACGCTCCAGCGTGACTATCCGCACGTGGAAGTGCGTTGTGGCGAGCTGGACGTCGAGTTCCTGTGCCGTGCCGACGAGCTCTACGTGAGCCCCGGCCTGGCGCTGGCGACCCCGGCCCTGCAAGCCGCCGCGGCCCGTGGCGTGAAGCTGTCCGGCGACATCGAGCTGTTCGCGCGTAACGCGAAGGCGCCGATCGTGGCCATCAGCGGTTCCAACGCGAAAAGCACAGTCACCACCCTGGTCGGCGAGATGGCGGCTGCGGCCGGCAAGCGCGTGGCAGTGGGCGGCAACCTCGGTACGCCGGCGCTGGATCTGCTCAGTGATGACGTCGAGCTGTACGTGATGGAGCTGTCGAGCTTCCAGCTGGAAACCACCGACCAGCTCAACGCCGAAGTGGCGACTGTACTGAACATCAGCGAAGACCACATGGACCGTTACAGCGGTCTGCCGGCCTATCACCTGGCCAAGCACCGGATCTTCCGTGGTGCGAAGCAGTTCGTGGTCAACCGTCAGGACGCCCTGACCCGTCCGCTGATGGGCGAGGGCCAGCCGTGCTGGACTTTCGGCCTGACCAAACCCGATTTCAAGGCATTCGGTCTGCGCGAAGAGAATGGCGAGAAATACCTGGCCTTTGAATTCCAGAACCTGATGCCGGTGCGTGAATTGAAGATTCGTGGCGCCCACAACCAGTCCAATGCCCTGGCGGCGCTGGCGCTCGGCCATGCAGTCGGGCTGCCGTTCGACGCCATGCTGGCAGCGCTGCGCACTTTTGCCGGTCTCGAACACCGTTGCCAGTGGGTACGTGATCTGGACGGCGTCGGTTACTACAACGATTCCAAAGCCACCAACGTCGGCGCCGCACTGGCCGCCATCGAAGGCCTGGGCGCGGACATCGACGGCAAGGTCGTGCTGATCGCCGGTGGCGACGGCAAGGGTGCCGAATTCAAGGATCTGCGCGATCCGGTGGCGGCCCATTGCCGTGCCGTGATCCTGATGGGTCGCGACTCCGACAAGATCGGCGACGCGATCGGCGATGCCGTGCCGCTGATTCGCGCGACCACGCTGGTCGATGCGGTCGCCCAATGCCGCGCCGCCGCCCAGCCGGGTGACGTGGTGCTGCTGTCGCCGGCCTGCGCCAGTTTCGACATGTTCAAGAACTACGAAGACCGTGGTCACCAGTTCGTCCGCGCCGTGGAGGATCTGGCATGA
- the mraY gene encoding phospho-N-acetylmuramoyl-pentapeptide-transferase: protein MLLLLAEYLQQFYKGFAVFQYLTLRGILGVLTALVLSLCYGPWMIRTLQNRQIGQSVRNDGPQSHLSKSGTPTMGGALILSSIGVSTLLWADLSNRYVWVVLLVTLLFGAIGWVDDYRKVIEKNSRGLPSRWKYFWQSVFGLGAAIFLYMTASTPVETTLILPMLKDYSIPLGAGFIVLTYFVIVGSSNAVNLTDGLDGLAIMPTVMVGGGLGIFCYLSGNVKFAEYLLIPYVPGAGELIVFCGALIGAGLGFLWFNTYPAQVFMGDVGALALGAALGTIAVIVRQEIVLFIMGGVFVMETLSVVIQVASFKLTGRRVFRMAPIHHHFELKGWPEPRVIVRFWIITVILVLIGLATLKLR, encoded by the coding sequence ATGCTGCTGCTGCTAGCGGAGTATCTGCAACAGTTTTACAAAGGCTTCGCGGTCTTCCAGTACCTGACCCTGCGCGGGATCCTCGGTGTGCTGACCGCGCTGGTCTTGTCGCTGTGCTACGGCCCGTGGATGATCCGCACCCTGCAGAACCGTCAGATCGGCCAGTCCGTTCGTAACGACGGCCCGCAATCGCACCTGTCCAAATCCGGTACGCCGACCATGGGCGGCGCGCTGATTCTGTCTTCGATCGGCGTCAGCACTTTGCTGTGGGCTGACCTGAGCAACCGCTACGTGTGGGTCGTGCTGCTGGTGACCCTGCTGTTCGGCGCCATCGGCTGGGTCGACGATTACCGCAAGGTGATCGAGAAGAACTCCCGTGGTCTGCCGAGTCGCTGGAAATATTTCTGGCAGTCGGTGTTCGGCCTCGGTGCGGCGATCTTCCTTTATATGACTGCCAGCACTCCCGTGGAAACCACCCTGATCCTGCCGATGCTCAAGGACTACAGCATTCCGCTGGGCGCAGGTTTCATCGTGCTGACGTACTTCGTGATCGTCGGTTCGAGCAACGCGGTCAACCTCACTGATGGCCTCGACGGTCTGGCAATCATGCCGACGGTGATGGTCGGCGGTGGCCTGGGCATCTTCTGCTACCTGTCGGGTAACGTGAAATTCGCTGAATACCTGCTGATCCCGTACGTGCCGGGCGCAGGCGAGCTGATCGTGTTCTGCGGCGCGCTGATCGGTGCCGGCCTGGGCTTCCTGTGGTTCAACACTTACCCTGCGCAAGTCTTCATGGGCGACGTCGGCGCACTGGCGCTGGGCGCAGCCCTGGGCACCATCGCGGTGATCGTCCGTCAGGAAATCGTCCTGTTCATCATGGGCGGCGTGTTCGTGATGGAAACCCTGTCAGTCGTCATTCAGGTTGCTTCCTTTAAGCTGACCGGTCGCCGTGTGTTCCGCATGGCGCCGATTCACCACCACTTTGAACTCAAGGGCTGGCCCGAGCCGCGCGTGATTGTCCGTTTCTGGATCATCACCGTGATTCTCGTGCTGATCGGCCTTGCCACCCTGAAGCTGAGGTAG